A genome region from Arthrobacter sp. SLBN-100 includes the following:
- a CDS encoding carbohydrate ABC transporter permease, with amino-acid sequence MLPNRSRTSVLVFLLPPLLLYGAAVLFPILQSLFLSFFSWNGITDMEFVGLDNYVRMFIADDIFWRAFLNALLYLAICLVLQLGGALVVASLVASLSRGRELIKTLYLLPAIISTVAIAFLFVRIYSIDPVGLLNQLLHWIGLGSLERPWLSDVNTVLAAVSAPEGWRFTGLYMLIIYAALIAVPKELEEAAVLDGASRWTLFSKIRFPYIRPVWITTTIMATTYGLRGFDIPYLMTNGGPGQSSELLTTYMYKTAFTSTDFGYASTISVFIVVECLVAVGLILFLLKRKSES; translated from the coding sequence ATGCTTCCCAACAGGTCACGGACCTCGGTCCTGGTCTTCCTGCTCCCGCCCCTGCTGCTCTACGGCGCAGCGGTACTTTTCCCGATCCTCCAGTCACTGTTCCTCAGCTTTTTCTCCTGGAACGGCATCACTGACATGGAGTTCGTGGGGCTGGACAACTACGTTCGGATGTTTATTGCCGACGATATCTTCTGGCGCGCGTTCCTGAACGCGCTCCTCTACCTGGCCATCTGCCTGGTCCTGCAGCTCGGCGGGGCCTTGGTTGTTGCCAGCCTGGTCGCATCCCTCAGCCGGGGGCGAGAGCTGATCAAGACCCTCTACCTGCTGCCCGCGATCATCTCCACCGTTGCCATCGCCTTCCTGTTCGTCCGGATCTACTCCATCGACCCGGTAGGCCTGCTCAACCAGCTGCTGCACTGGATCGGGCTCGGCAGTCTGGAGCGGCCCTGGCTGTCGGACGTCAACACCGTGCTCGCCGCCGTGTCCGCGCCGGAAGGCTGGCGCTTCACCGGGCTGTACATGCTCATCATCTACGCGGCCCTGATCGCCGTGCCGAAGGAACTTGAGGAAGCCGCCGTCCTCGATGGCGCTTCGCGGTGGACCCTGTTCAGCAAGATCCGGTTCCCGTACATCCGGCCGGTCTGGATCACCACCACCATCATGGCCACCACCTACGGCCTGCGCGGCTTCGACATCCCCTACCTGATGACCAACGGCGGTCCGGGCCAGTCCTCAGAACTGCTGACCACCTACATGTACAAGACCGCCTTCACCAGCACGGACTTTGGGTACGCCAGCACCATCTCCGTCTTCATCGTCGTCGAGTGCCTCGTCGCCGTCGGCCTCATCCTGTTCCTGCTCAAGCGGAAGTCAGAGTCATGA
- a CDS encoding ABC transporter substrate-binding protein has translation MKNLLRAAAAAAVTVLALTACGGGSSTDPSNVSPAGAVKPREISWLLSRPADGAVINIMNKLADDYAKDHPGFKLNLITTPDRPSYIQKLETLAAANKLPELFDTDATPFAQQLAKQGKMVDAEKLLKSLDIYDDYRPGALDYQRFDDGSLFMIPFQFELEFIWYNKALLEKAGVDVPTSLDDLPAMCTSLRNAGITPIAIDGQDQWPLERYVAYQPFRAAGPDFVQKLKKGDAKFADATGQKSVNWMADLGRAKCFQEGFSAQGYSDAQNQFTSGQAAMYNIGTSELPSLATDKLNPAVRDDIDFFTLPTTAGSATSANEFVSPSGIGMAVNAKTYDPLVSDFLKFALQKYPTEYAATGALSPTTNVETTVPANATPLYRKALDQAKDLGSKQAMPWDTQLDPTTNGRLQQELVLLVQGNITPEQFTSTLDNTIAQNAPKFFK, from the coding sequence ATGAAAAATCTCCTCCGCGCTGCCGCCGCCGCCGCTGTTACCGTCCTGGCTTTGACCGCCTGTGGCGGCGGAAGTTCCACCGATCCCTCGAACGTCAGTCCGGCCGGCGCGGTGAAACCCCGCGAAATCTCGTGGCTGCTCTCCCGGCCGGCTGATGGCGCCGTCATCAATATCATGAACAAGCTGGCCGATGACTATGCCAAGGACCACCCGGGCTTCAAGCTGAACCTCATCACCACCCCGGACCGGCCCTCCTACATCCAGAAGCTCGAGACCCTCGCCGCCGCCAACAAGCTGCCCGAGCTGTTTGATACCGACGCCACGCCCTTCGCCCAGCAGCTGGCGAAGCAGGGCAAGATGGTGGACGCGGAGAAGCTGTTGAAGTCCCTGGACATCTACGATGACTACCGCCCCGGCGCGCTGGACTACCAGCGCTTCGACGACGGGTCCCTCTTTATGATTCCGTTCCAGTTCGAGCTGGAATTCATCTGGTACAACAAGGCACTCCTGGAAAAGGCCGGGGTGGATGTTCCCACATCGCTGGATGACCTCCCCGCCATGTGCACGTCCCTGCGCAACGCCGGGATCACGCCTATCGCCATTGATGGCCAGGACCAGTGGCCGCTGGAACGCTATGTGGCCTACCAGCCGTTCAGGGCAGCAGGACCGGATTTCGTGCAGAAGCTGAAGAAGGGCGATGCGAAGTTTGCGGACGCCACAGGCCAGAAGAGCGTCAACTGGATGGCTGACCTCGGCAGGGCAAAGTGCTTCCAGGAGGGCTTCTCCGCCCAGGGCTACTCCGACGCGCAGAACCAGTTCACCTCCGGCCAGGCCGCGATGTACAACATCGGAACCTCGGAACTGCCCAGCCTGGCCACCGACAAACTGAACCCGGCCGTCCGGGACGATATCGACTTCTTCACCCTGCCCACCACAGCAGGGTCGGCGACGTCGGCAAACGAGTTCGTCTCGCCGTCGGGCATTGGGATGGCGGTAAATGCCAAAACCTATGACCCGCTGGTCAGCGATTTCCTGAAGTTCGCCCTGCAGAAGTACCCCACGGAATATGCAGCCACCGGCGCACTCTCCCCCACCACCAACGTCGAAACCACCGTCCCGGCCAACGCCACGCCGCTGTACCGGAAGGCCCTCGATCAGGCCAAAGACCTGGGCTCGAAGCAGGCCATGCCCTGGGACACCCAGCTTGATCCCACCACGAACGGCCGGCTGCAGCAGGAGCTCGTCCTGCTGGTGCAGGGCAACATCACGCCCGAACAGTTCACCAGCACCCTGGACAACACCATCGCGCAGAACGCCCCCAAGTTCTTCAAGTAA
- a CDS encoding family 43 glycosylhydrolase encodes MNHPVFFQPADAWVGDLIPFEHDGEFWLFYLHEVRSEPKPGTAWNLVTTKDLIQFQDQGVSLPHGTDADLDFNAYTGSIVVDESGVHHLFYTGQNPNNLGTDGLPLQLVMHATSTDGMRTWVKHPELTFGAPDGYESGDWRDPFVFRDEAAGQWRMLIAARHSEGPEHRRGVIAQCTSKDLMTWEYTDPFWDPRRYITHECPDVFSWGDWWYMVYSEFSETFTTRYRMAKSPDGPWTVPARDSIDGRAFYASKTAERDGRRFFFGWIASKEGNSDDGAWQWAGTMAVLEARQNPDGTLAFGFADELVDSFWDEVPLTFNPGLPASLAAPDSYAATISNEDLPGQFYAKAVLDIEADTTECGLLLRSSPDGDHSYILRLEPKRGRLVFDRWPRAITGGAQWHVSGDVPFEIELERPCDLSPGQHTLEVVVEGDLCVAVVDQQVALSARIYDLVPGRIGVFAGEGSVSITELEVRKRTNN; translated from the coding sequence ATGAATCACCCAGTCTTCTTCCAGCCCGCCGATGCGTGGGTGGGGGACCTCATACCCTTCGAGCACGACGGAGAGTTCTGGCTCTTCTACCTCCACGAGGTCCGCTCCGAACCGAAACCGGGAACGGCGTGGAACCTCGTAACCACCAAGGACCTCATCCAATTCCAGGACCAGGGGGTGTCCCTCCCCCACGGAACGGATGCCGACCTGGACTTCAACGCCTACACGGGCAGCATCGTGGTGGATGAATCAGGCGTCCACCACCTGTTCTACACCGGGCAGAATCCGAACAACCTTGGCACGGATGGGCTGCCGCTGCAGCTGGTCATGCATGCCACCAGCACTGACGGAATGCGTACCTGGGTGAAGCACCCGGAGCTCACGTTCGGCGCACCGGACGGCTACGAGTCCGGCGACTGGCGGGACCCCTTCGTTTTCCGCGACGAAGCCGCCGGCCAGTGGCGGATGCTCATTGCCGCCCGGCACTCCGAAGGGCCCGAGCACCGCCGCGGCGTCATCGCCCAGTGCACCTCCAAGGACCTGATGACCTGGGAGTACACCGACCCGTTCTGGGACCCCCGCCGCTACATCACCCACGAATGCCCTGACGTGTTCTCCTGGGGTGACTGGTGGTACATGGTCTACTCCGAGTTCTCGGAAACCTTCACCACCAGGTACCGCATGGCCAAGAGCCCCGACGGCCCTTGGACGGTTCCGGCCCGGGACTCCATCGACGGGCGCGCCTTTTACGCCTCCAAGACAGCGGAACGGGACGGCCGGCGGTTCTTCTTCGGCTGGATCGCCTCCAAAGAAGGAAATTCCGACGACGGCGCCTGGCAGTGGGCGGGCACCATGGCAGTCCTGGAGGCCCGGCAGAACCCCGACGGGACTTTGGCATTCGGGTTCGCCGACGAGCTGGTGGACAGCTTCTGGGATGAGGTCCCGCTGACCTTCAACCCCGGGCTGCCCGCAAGCCTGGCGGCACCGGACAGCTACGCCGCCACCATCTCCAACGAGGACCTCCCCGGCCAGTTCTATGCAAAGGCAGTACTGGATATCGAAGCGGACACCACCGAATGCGGTCTGCTGCTTCGCTCCAGCCCGGACGGGGACCATTCCTACATCCTGCGCCTGGAACCGAAGCGTGGACGCCTGGTTTTCGACCGCTGGCCGCGGGCCATCACAGGTGGGGCCCAATGGCACGTCTCGGGCGATGTTCCGTTCGAAATTGAACTTGAACGCCCCTGTGACCTCAGCCCCGGCCAACACACCCTGGAAGTGGTGGTCGAGGGGGACCTGTGCGTCGCCGTCGTGGATCAGCAGGTTGCCCTGAGCGCCCGGATCTACGATCTGGTGCCCGGACGGATAGGCGTGTTCGCCGGCGAAGGATCAGTCTCCATCACAGAACTTGAAGTACGTAAGCGCACCAACAACTAA
- the hxlA gene encoding 3-hexulose-6-phosphate synthase, protein MKLQVALDVLTVEAALDLAGKVAEYVDIIELGTPLVKNAGLSAVTAVKTAHPDKIVFADMKTMDAGELEAEIAFVAGADLVSVLGSADDSTIAGAVKAAKAHNKGIVVDLIGVADKATRAKEARALGAKFIEFHAGLDEQAKPGYNLDVLLSAGEEARVPFSVAGGVNLSTIEAVQRAGADVAVVGGSIYSAEDPAVAAKELKAAII, encoded by the coding sequence ATGAAACTGCAAGTAGCCTTGGACGTCCTCACCGTCGAAGCGGCCCTCGACCTTGCCGGCAAAGTCGCCGAGTACGTGGACATCATTGAACTGGGCACGCCCCTGGTGAAGAACGCCGGCCTGTCCGCCGTCACCGCCGTCAAGACCGCCCACCCGGACAAGATCGTGTTCGCCGACATGAAGACCATGGACGCCGGCGAGCTGGAGGCGGAGATCGCCTTCGTCGCCGGCGCGGACCTGGTCTCCGTCCTGGGCAGCGCGGACGACTCCACCATCGCCGGAGCCGTGAAGGCGGCCAAGGCGCACAACAAGGGCATCGTGGTGGACCTGATTGGCGTGGCTGACAAGGCAACTCGCGCCAAGGAAGCCCGCGCCCTGGGCGCCAAGTTCATCGAGTTCCACGCGGGCCTGGATGAACAGGCGAAGCCCGGCTACAACCTGGACGTGCTGCTGAGCGCCGGCGAAGAAGCCCGAGTGCCGTTCTCCGTGGCCGGCGGCGTGAACCTCTCCACCATCGAAGCGGTGCAGCGGGCAGGTGCTGACGTGGCCGTCGTCGGCGGTTCCATCTACAGCGCCGAAGACCCCGCCGTCGCTGCCAAGGAACTGAAGGCAGCGATCATCTAG
- the hxlB gene encoding 6-phospho-3-hexuloisomerase, translating to MSAIATTDPAVAGSPLTGTSPAFDRNRGLVLDEISEVFQRVDPAEVASLVTELRLADRIFVTGAGRSGLVLKMAAMRLMHLGLTVHVVGETTAPAIRAGDLLLAASGSGTTAGVVKAAETAVAQGARVAAYTTSKGSPLAGVASAVVLIPAAQKTDHGSAVTRQYSGSLFEQVLFATTEAVFQSLWEEDVAAPEDLWQRHANLE from the coding sequence ATGAGCGCCATCGCAACAACAGACCCGGCCGTGGCCGGTTCACCACTTACCGGCACGTCCCCGGCCTTTGACCGCAACCGAGGCTTGGTCCTGGACGAGATCAGTGAAGTCTTCCAGCGCGTCGACCCGGCAGAGGTCGCCAGCCTGGTGACCGAACTGAGGCTCGCCGACAGGATCTTCGTGACCGGCGCCGGCCGCAGCGGCCTGGTCCTGAAGATGGCGGCGATGCGGCTGATGCACCTTGGACTGACCGTGCACGTGGTCGGCGAAACCACGGCTCCTGCCATCCGGGCCGGCGACCTGCTGCTCGCAGCATCGGGTTCCGGCACCACCGCCGGCGTGGTCAAAGCGGCGGAAACAGCCGTCGCCCAAGGCGCCCGCGTGGCCGCCTACACCACCAGCAAAGGTTCCCCGCTCGCCGGTGTGGCGTCCGCCGTCGTCCTGATCCCTGCCGCGCAGAAGACGGACCACGGCTCGGCGGTGACCCGGCAGTACTCCGGGAGCCTCTTCGAGCAGGTGCTGTTCGCCACCACCGAGGCCGTGTTCCAAAGCCTGTGGGAAGAGGACGTTGCCGCCCCGGAGGACCTCTGGCAGCGCCACGCGAACCTCGAATAG
- a CDS encoding helix-turn-helix transcriptional regulator has translation MEHTNTALLEAVAALAAAPLPDIAQRLRGAISPYWESSALVIFTEDCTGRPQKKAGDEAIISRVSIAELDAIRASFIAEGDGGTWRGEARFGGRPRPILAVSSPSNALLVLSDPEPVPGSGAGADPQWLLHYLWKLAAERIREKVADAPPSYLIESRAASAERLRVTAELVDQHSTTLETLLAALRSPALADSAARTAATDVAAKALVGLRTLSDRTTDLVEEPVASAFQRLREDLRPLMNFSGIDVQFVEPPVNGRALPGEVAHAARAIVRGLVLAMVDQHGVRRVRTQWDCDGVNLLINVRDDGPGELSAQAPAMERLVQRVEALNGSMGVDVMPGWGADVAVVIPLDPPARPLSGAADWNLGERELEVLQLLAAGQRNRGIAAKLHISENTVKFHLRNLYRKIGASSRTEAMALAHSNGLRNRA, from the coding sequence GTGGAACACACCAATACAGCCTTGCTTGAAGCTGTCGCCGCCCTGGCCGCTGCTCCCCTTCCGGACATCGCCCAGCGGCTGCGGGGTGCCATTAGTCCTTACTGGGAGTCGAGCGCCCTGGTGATTTTCACTGAAGACTGCACCGGCCGGCCGCAGAAGAAGGCCGGCGACGAGGCCATCATCAGCCGGGTGTCCATCGCGGAGCTTGACGCCATCCGGGCCTCGTTCATCGCTGAGGGGGACGGCGGGACGTGGCGCGGCGAGGCCAGGTTCGGAGGCCGCCCGCGCCCGATCCTGGCTGTTTCTTCTCCCAGCAATGCACTGCTGGTCCTCTCCGACCCGGAACCTGTTCCAGGCTCCGGCGCGGGGGCGGACCCGCAGTGGCTCCTCCACTACCTGTGGAAGCTGGCAGCCGAGCGGATCCGCGAAAAGGTGGCTGATGCCCCGCCGTCGTACCTCATTGAATCCCGCGCCGCGTCCGCGGAGCGCCTGCGGGTGACGGCCGAACTGGTGGACCAGCACTCCACCACCCTCGAAACCCTGCTCGCGGCGCTCAGGTCACCGGCACTGGCCGATTCCGCCGCCCGCACAGCCGCAACCGACGTCGCTGCCAAAGCCCTGGTGGGCCTTCGAACCCTCAGCGACCGCACCACCGACCTCGTCGAGGAGCCTGTGGCCTCCGCCTTCCAGCGCCTGCGCGAGGACCTTCGCCCGCTGATGAACTTCAGCGGGATCGATGTTCAGTTCGTCGAGCCGCCGGTCAACGGCCGGGCGCTTCCCGGCGAGGTGGCCCACGCCGCAAGGGCCATCGTGCGCGGACTGGTGCTGGCGATGGTGGACCAGCATGGCGTCCGCCGGGTCCGGACGCAGTGGGATTGCGACGGCGTGAACCTCCTCATCAACGTGCGCGACGACGGCCCCGGCGAACTTTCCGCGCAGGCACCGGCGATGGAACGCCTCGTGCAGCGCGTCGAGGCCCTCAATGGAAGCATGGGTGTGGACGTGATGCCCGGCTGGGGTGCCGACGTCGCCGTCGTCATTCCGCTCGATCCGCCGGCCCGCCCGCTGTCCGGGGCGGCGGACTGGAACCTGGGGGAGCGGGAACTGGAAGTGCTGCAACTGCTGGCCGCGGGGCAGCGGAACCGGGGCATCGCCGCAAAACTGCACATCAGCGAGAACACCGTGAAGTTCCACCTCCGCAACCTCTACCGGAAGATCGGCGCCTCCTCCCGCACGGAAGCCATGGCGCTGGCGCACAGCAACGGCCTGCGTAACCGCGCTTAA
- a CDS encoding IclR family transcriptional regulator, with protein MALNSDRESDVDAEAGQHGGVQSVDRALAVLEILARDGHAGVSDIAEEMGIHKSTVSRLLGSLVSREMVHQNSERGKYQLGFGILRLASSIPGRLSLVREARPVLEALAEEFKETVNLAVLRSNYAVNVDQAMGPSTLATYDWVGNLTPLHATSSGKVLLAALPAEERERILKETGLPSRTPRTITNRKELETQLLDVARDGYGVVREEFEIGLTAAAVPVYNHLGAVIGAVSISGPAFRFDPETAPGLIEGLKQAGLQISSKMGYTRR; from the coding sequence ATGGCTTTGAACAGTGACCGCGAATCCGACGTCGACGCGGAGGCGGGCCAGCACGGCGGCGTGCAGTCCGTGGACCGGGCCCTTGCGGTCTTGGAGATCCTGGCGCGGGACGGCCACGCGGGTGTCAGTGACATCGCCGAGGAGATGGGCATCCACAAATCCACGGTCTCCCGGCTGCTCGGTTCACTGGTGAGCAGGGAGATGGTGCACCAGAACAGCGAGCGCGGCAAATACCAGCTGGGTTTTGGCATCCTCAGGCTGGCCAGTTCAATCCCGGGCAGGCTCAGCCTGGTCCGGGAGGCCCGGCCCGTGCTCGAGGCCCTCGCAGAGGAATTCAAGGAAACAGTTAACCTTGCCGTCCTCCGCTCCAACTACGCCGTCAACGTGGACCAGGCGATGGGCCCGTCCACCCTGGCCACCTATGACTGGGTGGGCAACCTGACGCCGCTGCACGCCACCTCCAGCGGAAAGGTCCTGCTGGCCGCGCTGCCTGCCGAGGAGCGGGAACGCATCCTGAAGGAAACGGGCTTGCCGTCACGGACTCCGCGGACCATCACCAACCGGAAGGAACTCGAAACCCAGTTGCTCGACGTCGCCCGCGACGGGTACGGCGTGGTGCGGGAAGAATTCGAGATCGGACTGACTGCTGCTGCTGTTCCGGTCTACAACCACCTGGGCGCCGTCATCGGAGCGGTCAGTATTTCCGGCCCGGCCTTCCGCTTTGATCCTGAGACCGCGCCGGGACTCATCGAAGGCCTGAAGCAGGCGGGGCTGCAGATCAGCTCCAAGATGGGGTACACCCGGCGTTAG
- a CDS encoding GntR family transcriptional regulator, which translates to MTSSSAAVRPAPGRLRVAVPSVAERVADELRRQLAEGTLLPGTRLTESTISEDLGVSRNTVREAFAELASERLVVRLPNRGVFVANLDAGDIHDVYTVRRAIEVSAVRGGGSAEDIAAVRAAVEEGKRAAGAGDDEALGTANQHFHGAIVAMAGSPRLNSIMSQVLAEMRLYFHKATMDANFYRHYLPDNEAICAALESGELDRAANLLLSYLDRSEDKLSDVHSADAG; encoded by the coding sequence ATGACCTCTTCGAGCGCCGCCGTCCGCCCGGCTCCAGGCCGCCTCCGGGTCGCAGTACCTTCCGTAGCCGAGCGGGTGGCCGATGAGCTGCGGCGCCAGCTCGCGGAGGGGACACTGCTGCCGGGGACACGGCTCACCGAGTCCACCATCTCGGAGGACCTGGGGGTTTCCCGCAACACCGTCCGTGAGGCCTTCGCCGAACTTGCCAGTGAACGGCTGGTGGTCCGCCTCCCCAACCGCGGCGTCTTTGTGGCGAACCTCGACGCAGGCGACATCCACGACGTCTATACGGTCCGCCGCGCCATCGAGGTCAGCGCGGTCCGCGGCGGAGGCAGTGCCGAGGACATCGCCGCGGTCCGGGCAGCCGTGGAGGAAGGAAAACGCGCCGCGGGGGCCGGCGACGACGAAGCCCTGGGCACCGCAAACCAGCATTTTCACGGCGCCATCGTTGCCATGGCCGGCAGCCCGCGGCTGAACAGCATCATGAGCCAGGTGCTGGCGGAAATGCGCCTGTACTTTCATAAAGCCACCATGGATGCGAATTTTTACCGGCATTACCTGCCGGACAACGAGGCGATCTGCGCGGCCCTGGAGTCCGGGGAGTTGGACCGGGCTGCCAACCTGCTGCTGTCCTATCTGGACCGCTCGGAGGACAAACTGAGCGATGTACACAGTGCCGATGCAGGGTGA
- a CDS encoding LamB/YcsF family protein — protein sequence MTTIDLNSDVGESFGRWTLGDDAAMFASVSSANVACGFHAGDPTVIRGTCRNAVSAGVVIGAHVGYRDLAGFGRRFLDVSPMELADDVVYQIGALQALASAEGARVQYVKPHGGLYNAIVTHSAQAQAVVDAVKSVDSGLPIMGLPGSEVLRLAEEAGLRAVTEAFADRAYNPDGTLVSRSQPAAVLHRPAEVAEHVLRMATEGSVRAIDGSILKIRAESICVHGDSPGAVAMAAAVKSALGDAGVSIGPFL from the coding sequence ATGACAACCATCGACCTCAACAGCGACGTCGGCGAATCCTTCGGACGCTGGACCCTGGGCGACGACGCGGCGATGTTCGCTTCGGTGTCGAGCGCGAACGTGGCCTGTGGATTCCACGCAGGGGACCCCACTGTCATCCGCGGAACCTGCCGGAACGCGGTATCGGCCGGCGTAGTCATCGGTGCACATGTGGGCTACCGGGACCTGGCAGGATTTGGCCGCCGCTTCCTGGATGTCAGCCCCATGGAACTGGCCGACGACGTGGTCTACCAGATCGGTGCACTGCAGGCCCTTGCATCGGCGGAGGGAGCGCGGGTCCAGTACGTAAAGCCCCATGGCGGCCTCTACAACGCAATCGTCACCCATTCTGCCCAGGCGCAGGCCGTCGTCGACGCCGTGAAATCGGTTGACTCCGGCTTGCCCATCATGGGCCTGCCCGGTTCCGAAGTCCTGCGGCTTGCGGAGGAAGCGGGCCTGCGGGCAGTTACCGAGGCTTTTGCCGACCGTGCCTACAACCCCGATGGAACCCTCGTCTCCCGTTCACAACCGGCAGCGGTCCTTCACCGCCCCGCTGAAGTGGCGGAGCATGTATTAAGGATGGCAACGGAAGGCTCCGTCAGGGCCATTGACGGGTCCATCCTGAAGATCCGCGCAGAGAGCATTTGCGTGCATGGTGACTCACCGGGGGCCGTAGCCATGGCCGCCGCAGTGAAGTCCGCCCTCGGGGACGCCGGCGTCAGCATCGGCCCGTTCCTCTAA
- a CDS encoding MFS transporter produces the protein MTGTNKSARTAARKPPAGALKAYIASLTGTSLEYYDFAIYSVASALVFPKIFFPSNDEFVGLLLSFSAFAVGYLARPIGGVIFGRLGDKIGRKYVLVFTLMLIGVATVLIGALPDYSVIGVAAPTILVLLRLAQGIGVGGEWGGAVLLSSEFGDPNKRGFWSSAAQIGPPAGNLMANGVLAILAASLSTQAFLSWGWRVAFLASAILVVFGLLIRLKLEETPVFKAIQAKGDRPKAPIKEVFTTEPRALVSAALSRVCPDVLYALFTVFVAVYATKELGMTTGNVLAAILIGSAFQLFLIPAAGALTDRLNRRWVYGIAAVATAAYIPLFFLMIQGKSVLMLTFGVVIGLALHAFMYGPQAAFITEQFPARLRYAGSSLAYTLAGVVGGAVAPLIFTALYGAASGGWYLIAGYMALTAIVTIVGMRLGRDPQPEADIQLLHNGQARESHA, from the coding sequence ATGACCGGCACCAACAAATCAGCCAGGACCGCGGCAAGGAAGCCGCCGGCCGGCGCGCTGAAGGCCTATATCGCCAGCCTCACCGGCACGTCGCTCGAGTACTATGACTTCGCCATCTACTCCGTCGCCTCGGCGCTGGTGTTCCCCAAGATCTTCTTCCCCTCAAATGATGAGTTTGTGGGGCTGCTCCTCTCCTTCTCCGCCTTCGCGGTGGGGTACCTGGCCCGGCCCATCGGCGGTGTCATTTTCGGCCGCCTGGGTGACAAGATCGGCCGCAAGTACGTCCTGGTGTTCACCCTCATGCTCATTGGCGTCGCCACCGTTCTCATCGGTGCGCTGCCGGACTACTCGGTCATCGGCGTCGCGGCCCCCACTATCCTGGTGCTCCTGCGCCTGGCCCAAGGCATCGGAGTCGGCGGGGAATGGGGCGGCGCAGTGCTGCTGTCCAGCGAATTCGGCGACCCCAACAAGCGCGGCTTCTGGTCCTCGGCAGCACAGATCGGCCCGCCCGCGGGCAACCTCATGGCCAACGGAGTCCTGGCCATCCTGGCCGCCTCGCTCAGTACCCAAGCATTCCTCTCCTGGGGCTGGCGCGTGGCCTTCCTCGCCTCGGCCATCCTGGTGGTCTTTGGCCTCCTGATCCGCCTTAAGCTTGAGGAGACCCCGGTCTTCAAAGCCATCCAGGCCAAAGGCGACCGTCCCAAGGCGCCCATCAAGGAAGTATTCACCACCGAGCCCCGGGCGCTGGTGTCGGCGGCCCTCTCGCGGGTCTGCCCCGACGTCCTCTATGCCCTGTTCACCGTGTTCGTGGCCGTTTACGCCACCAAGGAACTGGGCATGACCACGGGCAATGTGCTGGCGGCAATCCTGATCGGATCCGCCTTCCAGCTCTTCCTGATCCCGGCCGCCGGGGCCCTCACCGACCGGCTGAACCGGCGCTGGGTGTATGGCATCGCCGCAGTGGCAACCGCCGCCTACATTCCGCTGTTCTTCCTGATGATCCAGGGAAAATCCGTGCTGATGCTGACCTTTGGCGTAGTGATCGGCCTGGCCCTGCATGCATTTATGTATGGCCCGCAGGCCGCTTTCATCACGGAGCAGTTCCCGGCCCGCCTCCGCTACGCCGGCAGCTCCCTTGCCTACACCCTTGCCGGGGTGGTCGGCGGCGCAGTTGCTCCGCTGATCTTCACGGCCCTTTACGGCGCAGCGTCCGGCGGCTGGTACCTGATCGCCGGGTATATGGCACTGACGGCCATCGTCACGATCGTCGGCATGCGCCTGGGCCGCGACCCGCAGCCGGAAGCGGACATCCAGCTGCTCCACAACGGTCAGGCACGGGAGAGCCACGCCTGA